The DNA sequence GCATTTGCGGCGTTAGCAGTAAGCGTTAATCCCGCTGCAATACATAGTACTTTAATTAACTTCATTTTTTTAATACGTATTTTAAAACTTTGTTTTTTTGTTTTCAAATATAATACAAATTTTGATCATCATGGTTATTGAATAATCCGGACTTCATGAGAAAATAAATCAGAATACCAATAACGAAAACCTCCTCAAAAACTGAGAAGGCTTTCAAACAATATGTATAATGTGGAAAACTGATCTTAATGAAACTGTGCTATTTCTGTAGAGTCTTTCATCGCAACAGTTGCCGATGAACCGCCTGTTACAACATTCTGAACCTCATCAAAATATCCTGTCCCTACAAAAGACTGATGCTTGACCGCTCTGAATCCTTTCTGCTGCAAAGCAAATTCACGTTCCTGTAATTCAGAATATCCGGCCATCCCTTTTTCTTTATAAGCTAAAGCCAGCTCGAACATCGCAGTATTCAGGGCATGGAAACCAGCTAACGTAATAAACTGGAACTTATATCCCATTTTTGCTAATTCTTCACGGAAGGTCGTCATTTCTTCAACACTCAGTTTTGCTGCCCAGTTGAAAGATGGCGAGCAATTGTACGCCAGCATTTTTCCAGGAAATTTGGCATGAATTCCTTCTGCAAATTTTCTTGCCTGCTCCAAATCCGGGTTAGAGGTTTCCATCCAGATCAGGTCCGCATAAGGAGCATAGGATAAACCCCGGTCTATTCCCTGCTCTACTCCATTTTTCACGACATAAAATCCTTCTGAAGTTCTTTCTCCGGTCACAAATTTCTTATCTCTGTCATCAATATCAGAGGTCAGTAAATCTGCAGCATCAGCGTCTGTTCTTGCGATAATGACACTGGGAACTCCTGTTACATCTGATGCTAAACGGGCAGCTATTAATTTATTAATCGCTTCCTGAGTAGGCACCAAAACTTTCCCCCCTAAATGTCCACATTTCTTTGCAGAAGAGAGCTGATCCTCAAAATGTACAGCGGCCGCCCCTGCCTCTATCATCTGTTTCATCAGTTCAAAAGCATTGAGATTGCCCCCAAACCCGGCTTCAGCATCGGCAATAATAGGAACCAGATATTCTTTATCTCCATTACCACTTACAGACTGAACCTGGTCTGCTCTTAATAAAGCATTATTGATTTTCTTTACTACAGAAGGGACTGAATTAGCAGGATACAAAGATTGGTCAGGATACATTTCACCTGATAAATTAGCATCTGCTGCCACCTGCCATCCTGAAAGATAAATTGCTTCCAGACCGGCATCAACTTCCTGTACCGCCTGGTTTCCGGTTAATGCTCCCAGCCCGGCTACAAAATCCTGAGTGGTCAGTTTCTCCCAGAATTTCTTAGACATTTCAGTTGCAATGGTATAATCGATCGTATAAGAACCTCTGAGTTTTAATACATCTTCTGCTGTATATGGCCTTTGCACACCATTCCAACGCGGATTGTTCAGCCAATCCTGCTCTATAGCCTGAATTTTTTCTTGTTTTGTTTTCATAATATTTTGATTTGTTATGTTTGGGTTGAGTTACGGGTTACGGGTTACGGGGTTCGGGATTCGAGTTTTGAGATTCGTGATATGAGATATAGCGTTTTATTAAAAACTCTAATTGAGAATTCAACAACTTCTCGATACGATTTTTTCAAAATCTACTCGAAGTGACGACTTCGTTGCAACCTTCCAATCTTTTTTAAATTACCGTCAGTTCGAGTGAAATGGTTCGTAATGCAATGGAGAATCATTTTGTATCGAGAACCTTTTAATTCAACAACTAAGGCTTAATCAAAATTGCAGGACAACTAAAATAGCATCAGAAAGACCCACCAACTTCTCGATACGACTTTTTCAAAATCTACTCGAAGTGACGACTTCGTTACAATTTTCTCATCTTTTTTAAATTACCGTCAGTTCGAGTGAAATGGTTCGGAATGCAATGGAGAATCATTTTGTATCGAGAACCTTTTACTTCAACAACTAAGGCTTAATCAAGATTGCAAGACAACTAAAATAGCATCAGAAAACCCAACAACTTATCGATACGATTTTTTCAAAATCTACTCGAAGTGACGACTTCGTTACAATTTTCTCATCTTTTTTAAATTACCGTCAGTTTGAGTGAAATGGTTCGTAATGCAATGGAGAATCATTTTGTATCGAGAACCTTTTACTTCAACAACTAAGGCTTAATCAAGATTACATGACAACTAAAATAGCATCAGAAAAAGCCAAAACTTATTGATAAGATCTTTTCAAATTCGAAAACGCTCCTACTCTAAAACGCTCAAACGCTCCCACCTAAATAAAAGGATACGCTTTCAACGTAAGGAATTCTTCAAATTTCTCCGAGAAGATCAATTCATTGAAAAGCTCTTTCGCCAGGTTGAATTTTCCATTTTTAAAACGCTCTTCACCTACATATTTTTCAATGGTGTCCATTTCTTCTTTTTCCCATTGAAGAACCATTTCGCGGGTCAGTACTCTGTCATCGATTAATACCGCTTCATTTTTCAGCCACTGCCAGATCTGGGTGCGTGAAATTTCTGCAGTTGCCGCATCTTCCATCAGGTTATAAATCGCCGCAGCGCCCACTCCCATCAACCAGCTTTCAAGATACAGGATCCCTACATTGATATTTTTACGGACTCCTTTTTCACTGATCTCCCCTTTTGGAATTTCCAGCAGATCACTTTCTTTGATCTGATAGTCTACTTTTTTATCAATCTGGTTGGCTGAAGGCATATATTGATCAAAAATATCTTTTGCTACTGAAACCAGTGCAGGATGGGCAACCCAGGTACCATCATGGCCATTTTTCACTTCCCTTTCTTTATCTGCTTTTACTTTTTCAAAGGCAGCTGCATTTGCCTGGTCATCATTTTTTATAGGGATCTGTGCTGCCATTCCTCCAATAGCATGTACATTCCGTTTGTGACAAATCTCAATCACCCTTTTGGAATAGGCTGTCATAAATGGAGAAGTCATCGTCACCTGATCACGGTCAGGAATTATAAATTCAGGAAGGTTTCTGAACTTTTTAATAAATGAAAAAATATAATCCCACCGTCCACAGTTTAATCCTGAACTATGCTCTTTCAATTCATATAAAATTTCATCGATCTGAAAAGATGCAGTGATCGTTTCTATTAAAACTGTTGCTTTAATCGTTCCCCTTGGAATCTGAAGATAATTTTGAGCAAAATCAAAAACTTCATTCCACCAGCGGGCTTCTTTATAATGTTCCAATTTTGGAAGATAAAAGTAGGGGCCACTTCCCTTTTCCAAAAGCTGTTGGACATTTCTAAAAAAATAAATACCAAAATCAATCAGCGAACCTGAAGCTTCCTCACCGTTGATCTCAATATGTTTTTCAGGAAGATGAAGGCCTCTTGGACGGATCAACAAAACAGCCGTTTTTTCATTAAGCGTATAGGATTTCCCCTGTTCGTTCGTAAAATCTATATTTCTGTTAATTGCATCTGAAAGATTGAGTTGTCCCTCCATGCAGTTCTTCCATGTAGGAGAATTACTATCCTCAAAATCCGCCATAAAAGTAGAAGCACCAGAGTTGAGTGCGTTAATAATCATTTTACGGTCTACTGGTCCAGTAATTTCTACCCTGCGATCTAACAGATCTTTTGGCAATGGTGAGCATACCCAATTTCCATTTCTGATTTCTTCAGTTTGTGGTAAAAACTTTGGAAGATGTTTCCTGTCAAGATCCAGCTGAGTTTCTTTTCTTTCTTCTAAAAGATCAAGTCTTTTTGAATTAAAATTTTGATGAAGTTCAATCAGGAACTCAACAAGTTCAGGAGTGAATATCTTTTCAAACTGGCTCTGAGCCTTTATCTGTAATTGGGTTTTGGTTTCCATAACTCATTGATTTTGTGATTTGACATTACAAACATAAATAAAAATTTTCACAATCAGCGAACGTTCGCTAATTATTTTAAAAAATTATTATGCGAATAATCGCAATCAATTATTTATATTTGAGTAATGAATCCAGAGAGCGACTTTATCAAAACAGTATTCGGACTAAAACTGAAACAGCAGAGGCAAAAGAAAAATTGGTCTCTGCAGGACCTTGCTGTAAAGACGGGTTTATCAAAATCTTATCTCAACGAAATTGAGAATGGAAAAAAATATCCAAAACATGATAAAATTATCCAGCTTTCAGAATCCCTGAATTGCACATTCGACGATCTGGTATCAACCAAACTGGATAAGAGCCTTGCTCCGTTCAATGAAATTTTACAGTCTGATTTCTTCAAAGAAGTTCCGTTAGAGCTTTTCGGTATTAATAAAAATAATCTCATCAGTATTATCAGTGATGCCCCTAAAAAAGTAACTGCTTTCATTAATGCATTGATTGAGATTTCTCAGAACTATAATTTAGGAAAGGAACGCTTCTATTTTGCTGTATTGCGTTCTTTTCAGGAACTTTATGACAATTACTTTCCTGACATTGAGGAAAAAGTCCAATCGTTTGCACACGAATATCAATTAGAATTGAACAAGACCCTAAAACCTGAAGTTTTAGAACATATCCTTATTGAAAAGCTGAATTACACTATTCAGTCCAGAGACTTTGAACCTTATGGGACTTCCACCCATCTCCGTTCATTATTCATTCCTGAAAAAAAGCTCCTGCTGCTTAATGTTAAGCTTGAAAGAGATCAAAAAACCTTTATTCTGGCAAAGGAGATAGGATTTAATGTTTTAGAATTAAAAAACCGTCCAACGACTTATTCATGGCTGGATTTTGGAAGTTTTGAGGAAATTTTAAATAATTTTTATGCCTCTTATTTTGCGGGTGCTCTACTCATATCAAAAAGGCAGATCATTGAAAATACTTCCGACTTTTTCTTGCAAAACACCTGGAAGCCTAAAAATTTTACCGAACTCATTGAACGCTTTACAGATTCTCCGGAAACATTTTATTACAGACTTACTAATATCCTTTCATCAGAACTGGGTATTAAAGACCTGTTTTATCTGTGTCTGGTTAAAAAGAAAGGTTCAGATAAAATTCAGATATTAAAGGAATTACACCTTAACCATCAGCAGGCCCCTCACGCCAATGCCATGAACGAGCATTACTGCAGAAGATGGATCGCTGTTAAAAACCTTCAGGACCTGAAAGAAAATGAAACCCTTACCGACGCCCAGATCTCCCATTATAAAGATCAGGGAATAAGTTATCTGGTTATTTCCACTTCTCAGAAAAATCCGTTTTCAGACGGCAGCAACAGAAGTTATTGCCTTGGGATTTTATTGAATACCCAAACAATAAAGAAAATAAATTTCATCAAATCACCAAGCTTGCCAACCATCAATGTAGGGGTAACCTGCGAATCCTGCAGCATTGCTGATTGTGACGTCCGACAGGCACCACCCGTTCGGCTGGAAAAAGAGTATTTTAATCAAAGTATGAAAAACTCTATCGAAAAAATCCGAAAAGAAATCGAATCTGAAAACTAAGAAAAGTACTCCCTATTACTTAAACTTTCAACTTTCAATTCTCCCCCTTTCAACTAATACCCCTATATTAGTTATAAAAACCACAAATGATTCTCGACCTTCTTTTTCCCAACCGTTGCATCCACTGCAACCGGATTATCGATGCCGACCTATTGGTGTGTGAGATCTGCTTTGAACACATTCATTTCACTCATTACGACTATTTTAATGAAAATATTATTAAAGAAAAATGCAAATTGTTATTCCCGGTAGAAAACACCTATGCTCTGATGCGGTTCGAAGAAAAAAGTTTAAGCCGAAAAATCATCCATGAGCTGAAATACAGAAATCGTGAAAAGACCGGGAAAATTCTGGCAGATTGGACAACCGAAAATCTGAATTTTTATGATCAAAAACCAGACCTGTTAGTAAGCGTACCGCTTCATCCCAAGAAACAAAAAGAAAGAGGCTACAATCAGTTACATCTCTTTACGGAAACGCTGTCTGAATATTACAGAATTCCATTTGATCATGACTTAATTAAAAGAAATCATTATTCAAAAGCCCAGGCATTAAAGGACAAAAAACATCGTTTAAAAAATGACAATATATTTTCAATAACCCGGAATATTTCAGGAAAGCATATTCTTCTGATCGATGATGTCTTCACTACCGGAAACACCGTCGCTACCATTGCATGGGAAATCTTAAATGTGGGAGACAATAAAGTGAGTGTTTTGGTGATGGCTGTAGATTATTAGGGAGTTGAAAATTGAAAGGGGAAAGTTGAAAGTAAGAAATATGTGTGTAGAAAAAATAACCCATAACCCATAACTCATAATTCATAACTAATAATTCATAACTAATAATTCATAACTAATAACTAATAACTAATAACTAATAACTAATAACTCATAACTCACACCCTTTCATTTTCAACTTTCAACTCTCCATTTTCAATTTTTTTTTATAATTTCCCCACTAAACTAATATTTATGAAAAACCTGCTTCTGCTGCATGGTGCATTAGGACATACCGATTTATTCAATCCTTATCAGCAAGAACTGTCAAAACATTTTAATGTACACACCCCTCTATTTTCGGGACATGGAAATACTGCAATTCCCGACGAAGGCATTAGCATAGAAAAATACATTCAGGAACTGACCGAATATTGCGAACATGAAAAATTAAATGATGTTTATATTTTCGGCCATAGCATGGGAGGCTATGTCGGCCTCTGTTATGCATTACAGTACCCCGAAAATACTAATTCGGTATTAACGTTGGGAACAAAGTTCAACTGGACGGAAGAACAGGCTTTAAAAGAAAGCAAAATGCTTGATCCTGAGACAATTCTTTCAAAAATCCCGAAATATGCAGAACAACTGGAAACTCAACACGGTTCCCAATGGAAAAAACTCCTGCCTTCCATCGCCGGAATGATGGTTTCTCTGGGTAAAAATCCACCGCTACATTCAGAGACTTTAAAACAGTTGACAGTCCCTGTTCAGGTAATGGTAGGAGATAAAGACAATATGGTAACCATAGAAGAAACGATACAAACCTATCGGGATATTCCTAATGCACGACTATCCATCCTTCCGGATACTAAGCATCCAATGGACAAAATTCGTCCAACTCTATTAACTGAAATTATGAAAGATTTCTGGAATTGATAAAGGTTTATCTCTGTAGTTTTTCACCGTAGCTTAAATCTCCGGCATCTCCTAATCCTGGAGTAATATACCCTTTAGAGGTCAGTTGATCATCAATTGCCCCCACCCATATTTTTGCTTCAGGATAGGCTTTTTCAATAGTTTCAACCCCTTGTTTTGAAGCAATTGCTGCTACAATATGCAATTGAGTAGGTGTCCCGTGTGTTAATAAGTCCTTGATCGCCTCAATTAAAGAAGCTCCGGTAGCCAGCATTGGATCTCCGACAATTAAAGGTCTGCCTTCAATGCTTGGACAGGTTAGATAATCCTGCTTGATTGAAAAATAATCGTTCGCATCATGTTTTCTATAAGCCGCTACAAAACCACAATCTGCTTTGTCTAAATAATTTAAAATTCCCTGAAACAATGGGACTCCAGCTCTTAATATGGTTGTAATAACCGGCTGAACTGCGATTTCTCTTACTTTTATCGTATCTAATGGAGTTTGAATTTCCACTTCTCTCTGCTCTAAATCTTTACTGATCTCAAAGGCTGCAATTTCTCCGATACGTTCCATATTTCTACGAAACCTTAGTCTATCATGTTGAACCTCAACGTTACGAAGTTCGTTAATCCATTCATTGACAAGAGAAAAGTTTTCTGATAAAATAGTAAGCATGAATTTTAAATTTTATTTAGAGTTGATCGAGTATAACCCTGGCAAAATTACAATTAAAAATTGAAATCGAAATGTTGAATCTAAAGAGAAATGAAGTATATTTATGAAAGTTTCCCTATCCGTTTCCACATAAAATATACCGAATGATGAAAAGCTTAATTTTAGGCAAAATAGCTCCCGAATTTTTAAAAGAAGAAACCCTTCCTGAGCTATTAGCACCCATTTTTGAAAAATATAAAACTAAGACAGCATTTATATTTAATGATAAAAATTTGTCTTACGAACAACTTAATAACTGGAGTAATGCGATCGCTTTACAACTTCAGGCTGAGGGAGTACAGCCCGGTGATTGTGTCGGAGTTTGGTATCCCCGAAGTATGGAACTTCCCGTGGCTATTCTAGGAATATTAAAAGCAGGAGCTTCCTATATTCCATTGGATAGAGAAATGCCTGAAGACCGGATAAAAAAGGTTTTTACGGACATTCAGGTAAAAACCTATTTCTCAGATACTGATACAGGCATCCATTGTCGACCACTCACAATTGCTCCACAACCTTTGGAAACTGTTCCGGCACCACAAAATAATACAACACCCGACCAATGGGCCTATGTATTATTTACCTCCGGAAGCACTGGAAACCCTAAAGGAATTCCCATTTCACACAGAAATATATGCCACCTTATACGTTCTGAAGAAGATTTTATCGGAATAAAAGATACGGACATCGTATATCAGGGGTTTTCTGTGTCATTTGATATGTGGTGTGAAGAGGTATGGATAAGTCTTTTTTCGGGAGCAACCATCTGGATCGCAGATGCTCTTACCGTAAAAGCAATTGATGAATTAAGTGATGTTCTCACTAAAAATAAAATAACAGTTCTACATGCCGTTCCCAGTATCTTAGCCATTATTGATGAAGTTCCATCCATAAGAATTATCAATACAGGAGGAGAGGCATGCACTAGACAGGTTCAGGAAAAATGGGCACAACCTTACCGGGCATTCATCAACAGCTATGGGCCCACGGAAACAACAGTGTCTTCAAATATGGCTAAACTTACAGATAAAGATGAACTGACCATAGGCCACCCATTACCTAATTATCATATTGCAATCGTTGATGAACATTTAAATATTGTTTCGAGAGGAGAACGAGGAGAAATGATTATTTCAGGGCCTGGAGTAAGCAACGGCTATTTTAACTTACCTGAATTAACAAAGGAAAAGTTCATTACTAATCCATTTTCAGAACTTCCGGGAGATATGATTTATAAAACCGGAGATGCAGTTGTTATCAGAGAAGACGGATTTATAGATTTCCAGGGAAGAATAGATGATCAGATCAAACTCCGGGGGTATAGAATAGAGCTTGGTGAAATAGAAACCCGTCTTAATCAGCTTCCAGGTGTTTCTTCAGCTGCAGTTGCAGTAAAAGAAGATGCTAATGGACAAGGACAACTTGTGGGATACACAATGATGAGTGATGATGTATCATTTGACGAAAATACCATGCGTAAAGAACTGGCAAAATTTCTGGCTCCTTACATGGTTCCCATTTCAATCATCAAAATGAAAGAAATGCCCCGCATGCCGAGTGGAAAAATCGACCGAAAAAAGCTACCTCTTCCGGACAGCTTCACAAGCCATCAGGAAAATGAAAATATAGAAATAAACCCTGAAGCCACAGTTGAGGAAAAACTTTTGCAAACGCTTCAATGGGTATTCCCGGGAAAAGAGATCCACCTG is a window from the Chryseobacterium sp. T16E-39 genome containing:
- a CDS encoding helix-turn-helix domain-containing protein, producing the protein MNPESDFIKTVFGLKLKQQRQKKNWSLQDLAVKTGLSKSYLNEIENGKKYPKHDKIIQLSESLNCTFDDLVSTKLDKSLAPFNEILQSDFFKEVPLELFGINKNNLISIISDAPKKVTAFINALIEISQNYNLGKERFYFAVLRSFQELYDNYFPDIEEKVQSFAHEYQLELNKTLKPEVLEHILIEKLNYTIQSRDFEPYGTSTHLRSLFIPEKKLLLLNVKLERDQKTFILAKEIGFNVLELKNRPTTYSWLDFGSFEEILNNFYASYFAGALLISKRQIIENTSDFFLQNTWKPKNFTELIERFTDSPETFYYRLTNILSSELGIKDLFYLCLVKKKGSDKIQILKELHLNHQQAPHANAMNEHYCRRWIAVKNLQDLKENETLTDAQISHYKDQGISYLVISTSQKNPFSDGSNRSYCLGILLNTQTIKKINFIKSPSLPTINVGVTCESCSIADCDVRQAPPVRLEKEYFNQSMKNSIEKIRKEIESEN
- a CDS encoding alpha/beta fold hydrolase — its product is MKNLLLLHGALGHTDLFNPYQQELSKHFNVHTPLFSGHGNTAIPDEGISIEKYIQELTEYCEHEKLNDVYIFGHSMGGYVGLCYALQYPENTNSVLTLGTKFNWTEEQALKESKMLDPETILSKIPKYAEQLETQHGSQWKKLLPSIAGMMVSLGKNPPLHSETLKQLTVPVQVMVGDKDNMVTIEETIQTYRDIPNARLSILPDTKHPMDKIRPTLLTEIMKDFWN
- the upp gene encoding uracil phosphoribosyltransferase, which translates into the protein MLTILSENFSLVNEWINELRNVEVQHDRLRFRRNMERIGEIAAFEISKDLEQREVEIQTPLDTIKVREIAVQPVITTILRAGVPLFQGILNYLDKADCGFVAAYRKHDANDYFSIKQDYLTCPSIEGRPLIVGDPMLATGASLIEAIKDLLTHGTPTQLHIVAAIASKQGVETIEKAYPEAKIWVGAIDDQLTSKGYITPGLGDAGDLSYGEKLQR
- the aceA gene encoding isocitrate lyase produces the protein MMKTKQEKIQAIEQDWLNNPRWNGVQRPYTAEDVLKLRGSYTIDYTIATEMSKKFWEKLTTQDFVAGLGALTGNQAVQEVDAGLEAIYLSGWQVAADANLSGEMYPDQSLYPANSVPSVVKKINNALLRADQVQSVSGNGDKEYLVPIIADAEAGFGGNLNAFELMKQMIEAGAAAVHFEDQLSSAKKCGHLGGKVLVPTQEAINKLIAARLASDVTGVPSVIIARTDADAADLLTSDIDDRDKKFVTGERTSEGFYVVKNGVEQGIDRGLSYAPYADLIWMETSNPDLEQARKFAEGIHAKFPGKMLAYNCSPSFNWAAKLSVEEMTTFREELAKMGYKFQFITLAGFHALNTAMFELALAYKEKGMAGYSELQEREFALQQKGFRAVKHQSFVGTGYFDEVQNVVTGGSSATVAMKDSTEIAQFH
- the aceB gene encoding malate synthase A yields the protein METKTQLQIKAQSQFEKIFTPELVEFLIELHQNFNSKRLDLLEERKETQLDLDRKHLPKFLPQTEEIRNGNWVCSPLPKDLLDRRVEITGPVDRKMIINALNSGASTFMADFEDSNSPTWKNCMEGQLNLSDAINRNIDFTNEQGKSYTLNEKTAVLLIRPRGLHLPEKHIEINGEEASGSLIDFGIYFFRNVQQLLEKGSGPYFYLPKLEHYKEARWWNEVFDFAQNYLQIPRGTIKATVLIETITASFQIDEILYELKEHSSGLNCGRWDYIFSFIKKFRNLPEFIIPDRDQVTMTSPFMTAYSKRVIEICHKRNVHAIGGMAAQIPIKNDDQANAAAFEKVKADKEREVKNGHDGTWVAHPALVSVAKDIFDQYMPSANQIDKKVDYQIKESDLLEIPKGEISEKGVRKNINVGILYLESWLMGVGAAAIYNLMEDAATAEISRTQIWQWLKNEAVLIDDRVLTREMVLQWEKEEMDTIEKYVGEERFKNGKFNLAKELFNELIFSEKFEEFLTLKAYPFI
- a CDS encoding ComF family protein, which gives rise to MILDLLFPNRCIHCNRIIDADLLVCEICFEHIHFTHYDYFNENIIKEKCKLLFPVENTYALMRFEEKSLSRKIIHELKYRNREKTGKILADWTTENLNFYDQKPDLLVSVPLHPKKQKERGYNQLHLFTETLSEYYRIPFDHDLIKRNHYSKAQALKDKKHRLKNDNIFSITRNISGKHILLIDDVFTTGNTVATIAWEILNVGDNKVSVLVMAVDY